The Brassica napus cultivar Da-Ae chromosome C1, Da-Ae, whole genome shotgun sequence DNA segment CTCTATCCACAAACAGTCCTTCTCCATCTGACTTTGACAGTTTGCCACTCTCGAttaactctctctcttttgacTTTGCTGCACCAGTCACTTCACTTAAGCTTAAAGTGTCCCTCCCATACTTGAGGGTTTCCTTGAGTTGATCATATTTGTTTGATAGAGAACTTAGTAACAAGATAGCTTGTACTTCCTCGGTTACCTCCACCTGAAGGTTGTTGAGGTCTGCAACCAGTTTTAGAAAATCATCTACATTCTCATCAATACTTTTAGAGTCTGACATCTTGAATGTGTAGAACCTAAGCTGTAGATAGATTCTGTTTGGCAGTGATGTTTCTGTGTAGAGTTTGTCCAATGTTGACCACATATCAGCTGCAGTCTCACAATTCTGAATCTTTCGCAGGACCTTGTTTCCAACGTTTAGGACTATCAGATCCTTAGCTTTCTCGGATTTTTCAAACTTGACTGGATCAATCCTGGGGGTAGTCTCCACCAGACCTGCTAGCCCCTTTTGAGGATCCTTCATAGCCGATTCTGCCTCATCCTTAGGCGTCGACATGTCCTTCACAAGCTTGTGGTCGGTTAGTACCTCCTTCAATCCTAGCACACCGAAGTGAGCTAACATCCTGACTTTCCATAATGAAAAATCACCGGTTCCTTCGAATCTGTCCACCTCGATTCTTGAGGTTGACATCTCCTCGTGATCACCTGTCCTTAGcctcagctctgataccactttgtaAGGATTATTCAGTATGATCACGACTTAGGTTAGCTTCAAAGTAAATGACACAAGCGATTTAACGAGTTCCCGGCCTCTAGCACGGTACGTCTCGTGGGAGAACTCTTGCTCCCAAACTTCACTATGATCAAAGAAGTTTACAATAGTCTAGTCACTTATAAATTGTGATAGACTTTTAGGTTTACACAACACCTTGGGTTTTGCCTTTAGAGAATACAAGTAGAATAGAGATCCTTAGAGAACACAGTAGTTCTCTGTTGCTATTACTCTAACGCCTTAACTTTCTTTCTCTTGTGCAGCTCTCTCACgcgtggttgatgatctcgttCTCAAGCTGGATTTATACTTGACGTCTTGATCCTTTTTTCCAGCAACGACTTCTACGGTTTTGAGTTTATCCAACCAATGCGTGGGCTTTAGTTGTGTAACACTAGGCCTTAGGATATTGTCTTTGGACCAAACTCAACAGAACCAGTAACAGCAGCCTCAGCAGATTGCTGAGAAGAGGATCCTGATTGTGCACCACACACAGAGTCAGGTGATGGAGCAGAGACTGAGCTTGTAGGAGGAGGATTAGGAAGAAGATGCTCATTTGTGGTCACTGGTGTTTGATCACTGTCTTTGGGACGAAATGACTGCACATATACACAATAAACCCACACATTATCAGCCACCGACTATAATTTACTTAATGAGATACAGAGAGGGATGTGGCTAATAGTATAATTcctttttgttctctttttggCCAACGTAATAGATAAACAAcgacaaaagagagagagatggtaaCCCCACTGGTAGCAATAaagcataaaaaatgaaaatcttgCTCAGCTTAGCCACAAAGGCTTAATAATGGGTAcacacaaaacagaaacatcaaAGCTCAGAGATATGTCTCATCAAGTATACCTTCCAATCCCAAAAGTGGTCATTGCTCAAATAgaatcatcatctccattaatTACTAGtctatattttctctctttggCGGTTATCACTCACTCTATTTGTCAAAATATGCATAACATACATCAAATGAAACTAACGGAGCTAAACAAAACTATTTATTATCCCAAAATTGTCTTAGTGAATTAACAAAAATCTCAACTTTAACAAACCCAATTTacataaacaagaaaaaacaagCCCTAAACTCAAACTCCAATCTCGAAAATCCTAAAACTTCAAAAGACTATAAAATTTTGCACTGAAATATCAGAAACCAAACCCAGATTACAATTTCAGAAAGGAAATTCATtcgattttgaaaaaaattacttgTTTGGAGTAACGAATCAGCGAGAACTAGGGCTGTGACCTTTAATGGGAACCGTTTATCCGAACCGGATCCGATCTGAAATGTactggttcggttcggttttggaTATGGTCATATTATCCGATGGTTCATTGCTTCTAATACCCGTGGATATTGGATCGGTTCTCGTTATTACCCGAAACCCGATCGGGTACCCATTTAAACCGAAACGGATAGTCTACAACCTAGAATATTAGAAAAAATGTCATCACCACAGTATAGATAGAAAAGCGGCTATGTTAGcgatatatatattgtaaatatatatattgaatttcaatattattttttaaaaataaaattgacatTTTAGGGATTTGAACCCGAGTTGTCCACAATAAAGATAGACTATGTGACCACTAACCCACTTCAATTTAcatgtaaattattttatttgataaatatgtatatgatttACATAATAAATGGGTACTCGGAACCGGTGGTATCCGAACCGAAATCTACCAAGTACCTATTGGGTAGAGAATTCATTTATCTGAAAACCCGGGCCTGAATGGATCTTACCCGACCAAGCCTAGTGAGAACTGAGAATTCGACCTGTTTCGTGACCCGGTTTTATGACCCGGTTCTCCATTTAACCCGAAACGAAATTGAAGTAGGCGCGGAAGGCCCAACGAAAAGCCCACATACACACAGTTAAGTTCTTccccactctctctctctataaatacctgaatcttttaaaaaaatacaaacaaacttTTCGATCGAGAAACAGAGAGAAGTAGAGAACGTACGTGGACAAGAATCACGAACGCGACTCATCGTCTCCACTCACCTCAAAGGCTCTGAACATGGAAGAGATCGGCAGCTTCGTTAGTATTATCCGCACCGATGAAGCAAGGATCGAAGGAATCCTTGTTAAGGTTGATCTTTCGAACCAGAGAGTCGCTGTCAAGAACGGTAAATATTTACATGCTTGATTTTTTTATGATCTATGCATTTTTCTTGaaactcttcttcttcgctCATCATCCAACGATATTTCTTGTTTTATTGCTTGTACAGCAAGGAACTTTGGAAGCGAAGGAAGAAAGCTTCGCGGAGCTCAGATCCCACCATCATTACTCCTGCATGGATGCATGACACTGGGATCACGTCAGATCAAGGTTCGTTTCTTGGAGACATCGATCCAAAAGAACAAGAAAAACGTACGAACTCAGATTTGATTTACGACTCTCTGTTCCATGTTTCAGGACATGGAGATCATTTTGCTTTCACCTCAGGAGAGAAACTTCCCACCTCTTTCTCAGCGCAGGATTGGagcaaggaacaagatggatGGACCTTCCTACTCCGAGATCGCTAAGGGGAAGAAGAACTAGAAGAACTAGGGTTTTAATTAAACCATCTTTAATTCGTTGAGGATATTAAACACCTTTTGAACTTTGTAACTCTAACCAAAGTTATCAAAGTTCTTTATTCTCACAGATTAAAGCTTTTCTATATTTCGTGTGTTGagtttttttggtctaaatctaggtttgtgattttttatgtttatgtgtatatatacttAGATGCATGCTTGACTGTTTTAGCTGAATCTTTTTAGATACTTTGCAAGGAACAATCTATTATACCGAATGCAGTGTATTACTGGATATAAGAAGCCACTCCAATGATACATAGCGCAAGTGTTTATAATCTATGATATAtgtgttaatgttttttttttaatgtatatatacttttatcTCCTTCGAATTAATCAGTCAAAgttatgtcaaaaaaaaaaagtcagtcaaattttttttaaaaaaaatatataactggaatttttggttttatttgtaGGCAAAACAAAGTCagtcaaagtttttttttaaacacacgGTGTAAATAACATGTTTATTTGTTTATTCGTCTAGGCTTTAAGACCTGCAATATTAAATCACGTGTggttgtttttattatatttttgttatttgttaGTTAAGTATTGGgttattaaaattaaagaaaaaatactcGGAATTTTGTTCattgtataactaatttaaaccCAAAACAGAGTCTTATCTGCTTATGAGATTAATGAGCTTGAATAATTACTTAGAAGTCACAACACTGCAAtgtagttattattttatttaacatcATTCAAAAGCCTCCACTTTTGTTCTCACGTTATATCTTTTACAaagataataattaataaaagtgAATCGGGACCGTTTAAAGGATTcattatgaagaaaaaaaacgcTCTCTCTGCTTGAAGACAACCCTAACTTCGGTGGTTCTCTTCTGTTTCAAGGCGTGCTCGGTGCCCTGAAACCGTCGTGTGTCAGGTTCTTGTTCTCCGGTCTCAGTGCGTGTAGGTGAGAGGTCTTCAGGTGTTGGTTGCGTCTATGCATCTGACGTTTCTAGGCTTTAAGTCTACTCTCCCCTTTCGTTTACTCGTTCCTCGTCCTCTTTGTTCTTCTCGACTCAAGGAGATAGTAGCTCCTCTGTTTTGGGTCTCGTTACCTGCTCTCCGCCGCTGCTGGTTTCGTGTCACCGAAAGTATGCAGCCTTTGGGAAAGAAGTTTATGTCCTCTGGTTCTCAGTTGATGCGCGGGTTCGGTGTTGTGTTCCTCTGTTGAGTCGACAGGTTATGCTTTCCGTTGACAGCTCGTGGTCAAGTTGCTCCATCCCAATGTCGTCTTAGTTTCCGCTTGGTTCTTGGCGCCAAGAGCAAtttgctttcttctttgcaggtaactattggttcggtttggttgcTATCACTTTGCCCACTTttttgtaacatcccgagttgtgatatatggaaaggcttaagagaattgatttggctacctatgtcaccaaagttgacttaccttttccggagcacatcctgaaagaactccaaagttaagcgtgcttgggctggagtagtggaaggatgggtgacctatcgagacgtgattcgcgatagcgtgcgaatgaggccaaagcatgggaaaaaggtcgggtggtgattgcagggtcagtaaacaattaTTTCGAGCCTTTggaaattaacggaccgaccgtcagacgggatggggcccacgggccgagagagcgggcgtgggtggcccattagccgtggg contains these protein-coding regions:
- the LOC111205190 gene encoding protein decapping 5-like, whose protein sequence is MEEIGSFVSIIRTDEARIEGILVKVDLSNQRVAVKNARNFGSEGRKLRGAQIPPSLLLHGCMTLGSRQIKDMEIILLSPQERNFPPLSQRRIGARNKMDGPSYSEIAKGKKN